The genomic interval GCCCGAACGGAGAAAGTATTGATCAGATCAGTCAGGTAATCGATCAGCTAAATAACAACCCCGATTCCCGACGTATCATTGTATCTGCGTGGAATGTATCGGAGATTAGCAAAATGGCCCTTCCGCCCTGCCATGCGTTTTTTCAATTTTATGTAGCGCCGGCTGATGCTAGTAAGGGGCAATCCAAACCTCAGTTGTCTTGTCAGCTCTATCAGCGGAGTGCGGATATTTTCCTAGGTGTCCCATTTAACATCGCCTCATATGCTTTATTGACCATGATGGTGGCCCAGGTTTGTGATATGGAAGCGGCTGACTTTGTACATACGCTGGGTGATGCGCACCTATATAGCAACCATATGGAACAAGCGGCATTGCAGTTAGAAAGAACACCCTATCCGCTACCGCAGATGAAGATTAACCCTGATGTAAGAGATATCTTTGAATTTAAATTTGAGGATTTTGAGCTGATGGACTATCAATACCATCCACACATTAAAGCACCGGTGGCCGTGTAACCGGTATCCGTGTAAATAAAATGAAACCATGATTTCGATAATTGTAGCAGCAGCACAGAACAATGCCATTGGAAAAAACAATGAATTACTTTGGCATATGCCCGCAGACCTAAAATACTTTAAGGATAAAACAACCGGACACGCTGTTATAATGGGAAGAAAGACTTATGAGTCTGTAGGAAAACCGCTGCCTAATAGAAGAAACATCGTTATTACACGCAAAAAAGATTATCAGAAAGAAGGTATCGAAGTTTGCCATTCACTGCAAGATGCACTCGCACTCTGCGATCCGGATGATGAAAACTTTATTGTAGGCGGTGCTGAAGTCTACAGTGAGGCGATGGCTGTTAGTGATCGGATTTACTTTACTCTGATCTATGATGAGTTCGAAGCAGATGCTTTTTTCCCACCTATACTACCTGATTTTTGGCAGTTAACCTCCGAGTCGCTCCACGAAGCGGATGATAAAAACCCCTACGATTATAACTTCATGGTCTACGAGCGTAAGAAGAAATTTTGACAATACAAAAATAAACACCATCATTATTCAAAATTTTCATAGATTTGCCGACTTAACAAAAACTATACAATTAGAAATAAATTTTACAAATAAGAACAATGCAAGGGAAAGGTATTATTAAATTTTTTATCGTTGTGGTTGCGCTCGCGTGCCTGTATTCGATATCATTTACATTCGTTACGCGAAGTGTAGAAAAGGATGCGGCCGCCTATGCGCAGGGTGATTTGGAGAAAGAAAGAGCTTACCTGGATTCGATGGCTAATGAGCCTGTGTATAACTTAGGCTTCGCTCAGTACACGTATCAGGATGCCAAAGAACGTGAACTAGCTTTGGGGCTTGATCTCAGAGGCGGCATGAACGTGACTATGGAAATCTCCTTGCAAGAGCTGATTCTGAACCTAGCGGGCAATCCGGAAGATGAGAATTTTAACCAAGCGTTGAAAAATGCAAATGAACGTAGCAAACAGAGTCAGACCGAATATGTGACACTTTTTGGTGAGGAATTCAAGAAATTGAGCCCGAACACGTCTCTTGCGTCATTCTTTGCGACAAAAGAAAATGTTGGGTCTATCAATGCGCAGTCTAGTGACTCGGAGGTGCTTGGCTTCTTAAGAACACAAAGCGAAAGCGCGATTGACCGCTCCTACAATATCTTACGTACACGTATTGATAAATTTGGGGTAGCATCTCCAAATATTCAGAAGCAACAGGGTACAAATCGTATCTTAATTGAACTCCCTGGTGTAACTGACGAGGAAAGGGTACGCAGTCTCTTGCAAGGTTCAGCTAAATTAGAGTTCTGGGAAACCTATGATAACCTAGAGATCTACCCTCTTCTTGAGAATGTAAACCAGACACTTGCAGCACGCGCGAAAACAAAAACGCCTACGCCGACCGCAGCAGCTACAGACACAACGACTGTAGAAGAAGGAACCGGAGCCAACCAAGGTGAATTGGCTGCTATTACAGGTGGACAGCGCGATTCAGTTGCGCAAGATAGTGCAGATCAGCAACTTGCTGCGCAAAATAACCCGCTTTTCAATATCATGCAGCCTTCAATCTACATCGGCCAGAATCAACAACCTATGTTGAGGCCAGGTGCTGTTGTCGGCTATGTTGAATTAAAGGACACAGCTAAAGTAAATGATTTCTTAAGGGATTCTGTTATCCAATCCATCATTCCGGCTAATGTTAAGTTAGCTTGGTCTGTAAAACCAATTAGTAAGGAAGACAGACGCCTCGAGCTTTACGCGTTGAAGCCTTCTACTTCTGATGGACAAGCTGCTTTGGCGGGAAGCGTTATTGCAGATGCCCGTGCTGATTTTGACATGAACGGTAACCCACAGGTTACGATGACCATGAATACGGAAGGCGCGCGCGAGTGGAGACGAATCACAGCGGCGGCTTCAGCTGATCCGAATAATAAAAAATCAATTGCTATTGTTCTCGATAATGTGGTGTATTCAGCTCCTACGGTTCAGGATGAAATTGCTGGAGGTAATTCTTCAATTTCGGGTAACTTCCAGATTGAAGATACACAGGATTTGGCGAATGTTTTGAAAGCTGGCCGTTTACCGGCTCCTGCTAAAATCGTGGAAGAAGCGATCATCGGACCGACTCTTGGGCAAGCAGCGATTGACGCTGGTATCAACTCATCGGTGATTGGACTGGTAGTTGTCCTTGTTTTCATGGTGGTTTATTACAACCGTGCAGGTTGGGTTGCGAACGTTGCTGTTTTGGTGAACGTGTTCTTTATCATGGGGATATTAGCATCCATCGGGGCCGTCCTCACCTTACCGGGTATTGCAGGTATCGTTTTAACAATGGGTACCGCAGTTGATGCCAACGTACTGATTTATGAACGTATACGGGAAGAATTGAGGCTGGGCAAATCGATCAGACAGTCGATTGCAGACGGTTACAAACATGCGATGCCTTCGATTCTCGACTCTCAGATTACAACTTTCTTGGTTGGTATTATCCTGTTTATATTTGGTTCCGGACCGATTGCTGGTTTCGCTACGACGTTGATGATCGGTATTATTACCTCTTTGTTCACATCAATTTTCATCTCGAGGATCATTTTTGAATGGATGCTAGAGAAAGACTGGAAAATTACTGTTTCAAACAAATGGAGTGCAAACACACTTGTCGGAGCAAATTTCCAATTTATTAAGAACAGAAAAAGATATTATATCATTTCAATCGTAGTAATAGCCATTAGTTTAGTATCAATATTCACCAAAGGCTTTAACCTAGGAGTTGATTTCAAAGGTGGGCGGACTTACGTGGTTGAGTTTGCACAACCGGTCAATCTTGAAGAGGTTCGTTCAAATCTGAACACAGCGTTTGGTGAGGATACAGAGGTGAAAACCTTTGGTAGTGACGAACACCTTCGGATTACAACTGGCTATTTGGTTGGTGAAACAAGTGATCAGGCAGATGCTGAAGTACTCGCTAAATTAAACGAGGGCTTGGATCAATTGGGCGGAGTTGAATACGATATCGTAAGCTCTCAGAAAGTGGGACCAACGATCGCCAATGATATTAAAACATCAGCGATCTATGCCTCGATCTTTGCGATTATCGGTATCGGGCTTTATATTTTGATACGTTTCCGGAAATGGCAATACAGTTTGAGCTCTGCTATTTCTATAGCGCACGATGCAATTATTCTATTGGGTATATTCTCAGTCTTTGATGGTTTATTACCTTTCGCACTAGACATGAATCAGCATTTTATTGCAGCGATGCTTACGGTAATTGGTTATTCTATAAATGACACGGTAGTTGTATTCGATAGGCTACGTGAGTACCTGGGCATTCCGAGTAACCGACAAAAACCTCCCGCAGAGATCATTAACAATGCCATCAACAGTACCTTGAGCAGAACGATTATTACTTCATTAACGGTAATCTTCGTAATGGCTGTGCTATTCGTATTCGGTGGTGAAGTTATTCGGGCGTTCTCTTTTGCTATCCTTATCGGTATCATGCTGGGAACATACTCTTCGATTTTCATTGCGGCACCAATGGTGTTAGATTTGACGAAAGAGGAAGATGAAAATAAAAAGGTTGTCCCTTCAACTCCAAAAGTTGCGAAAGCTTAAACTTTGAAGAAGTAAATTAAGATAAAAAGAGGATAGTCAAACTGCTATCCTCTTTTTTGTTTTCGAAAAAGCTTAGTTTTTTATCTAATAAAGAGTGGATTTATTAAAAAACAATTATATTTGTCATACTAATTATTGGTATGCAAGAAGAAGCTTTTAATCGATACTCATTATTATTGGATTGTACGGCCAGACGGGTCAAACAATACGCGCAGTTCCAATTTAATCAGGGTAATTATGGTGTGACGGTGGATCAATGGATTGTTTTGAAAAACTTAAATGAGTCGGATAATATTACTCAGAAGGAGTTGGCAAAACTATGTGGAAAAGATCAACCAACATTAACACGGATTATTGATTTATTGGTAAAAAAGGAATATGTTAACCGGGTAATTCATAAACAGGATAGACGATCGTTTATCGTCAGGCTGACGGATCTCGGGAAAAGGAAGGTTAAGGAGATGTCACCTTACGTGAAAGATATAAGAATGAAAGCGTGGGAAAATTTGGGAGAAAGTGACTTTAAACATTTACAGCGTATATTAAATACTATTTATAACAATTTAGAACTAAAAGATAATGATTAATACGGATATCTGCATCATTGGGGCTGGACCCGTCGGACTATTTGCTGTTTTTGAAGCTGGTCTACTAAAAATGCGCTGTCATTTGATTGATGCGCTTCCTCAGATTGGCGGACAATTGTCAGAAATATATCCTCATAAACCGATTTATGACATCCCTGGCTACCCTACCGTGAAAGCTCAGGAATTGATTGATAATCAGTTAAAACAAATCGAGCCCTTCCATCCTACTTTTACATTGGGTGAACGCGTTGAAACATTAAACAAACTGGAAGATGGATCCTTTGAACTTATTAGTAATGAAGGAACAGTGATCCGCAGTAAAGTAATTGTCATTGCTGCTGGTCTCGGTTCGTTTGAACCGAGAAAACCTGCTGTACAGGGATTGGAAGATTTCGAGGGCAAAGGTGTTAGCTACATGGTGAAAAATCCGGAAAGTTTCAGAGATCAGCGTGTCGTATTGGCCGGTGGTGGTGACTCTGCGTTGGACTGGACGATCTTTTTGGCGGATATAGCGAAGGAAGTGACTTTAATACATCGTAGTGATAGTTTTAGAGGAGCTCCGGACTCAGCGCAAAAGGTATTTAATCTTGCTAATGAAGGGCGTATTCGACTTTTATTACAAAGTAATTTAAGCTCGGTTCACGGAAACGGTCGTATCAGCAAAATCGGTGTCACTGATAAAAGTAAGGTAGAAAGCTTTATTGAAGCGGATTCATTGATTCCACTTTTTGGCCTGAGTCCAAAATTAGGACCTATTGCTGACTGGGGACTAAATATTGATAAGTCTGCGATCGAGGTAGATACGTTTGACTATAGTACGAACGTTGACGGAATTTTCGCAATCGGAGATATTAATACTTACCCTGGTAAATTGAAGTTGATTCTTTGTGGCTACCACGAAGCGGCATTAATGGCGCAAAGTGCCTTTAAATATGTTTTCCCTGATCAAAAATTAAGTTTTAAATATACAACCGTTAACGGTATTAACGAATTCTAAAATTTTTGTTGCTAAAAAATGCAAGACGATTTAATTACGATTACGGTCGAAGATCAAGAAGGAACTGTTCGAGACCTGGAAATTCCAACGGATATAAGTCTGAGCTTGATGGAGGTTCTCAAAGCTTCTGACTATGATATTCTTGCTACGTGTGGAGGAATGGCCTTATGTGCTACTTGCCACATTCAGGTGCAAGATGATTTTGAATTGCCTGAACCCAACAATGACGAAGCAGATATGCTCGACACGCTTCATAACGCAGAATACAATAGCCGACTGTCTTGTCAACTGAGAGTATCTCCGGAACTCAACGGAATGAAAATAAAGATTATTGGAGCTGAATAATGCTTAAGATTACTGAATGTCCACGCGATGCAATGCAAGGGATCAAAAACTTTATCCCAACTGATGTCAAAGCTACTTACATCAATTTGCTGCTCAAGGTGGGCTTCAGTCGGATCGATTTTGGCAGCTTTGTTTCTCACAAGGCAATGCCGCAAATGCGTGATAGTGCTGAACTTGTTAAGAAATTAGATATCGATTCATCGAGATCCAGCCTATTGGCAATCGTCGCTAATGTCAGAGGTGCACAGGAAGCTGCAGAATTTGACGAAATATCGATTATAGGTTTTCCCTTTTCAATTTCGGAAACCTTTCAGATCAAAAATACGAACAGTACAATTACCGAATCGTTAAAACGCGTTGGGGAGATTAGCGCCCTTTGCAGAAAGAAGAACAAGACTCCATTGATTTATTTATCGATGGGGTTTGGAAACCCTTATGGAGATAACTGGAGCGCCGATGTTGTTTCAGAATATACGGTACAACTGGAGGATCTAGGCATCCATGAATTTGTTCTTGCAGACACAGTAGGAATCTCAACACCCGAAAAAATAAGACAGCTGTACCCGCAACTAAAAAAGGAGTTCTCTGATTGCAGTTGGGGAATTCATTTACACAGCAGACCGGAAGATGCTTTCGAAAAAGCGACAGCAGCAATCGAAGTAGGATGTGACCGAATAGATACCGCGATACGAGGCTTTGGAGGCTGCCCAATGGCGAGCGATGACCTTACCGGCAATCTAGCTACCGAAACTTTATTAAAGGCCTTAGAGACCGCCGAAACTCCTTATGAAAAAATCAATAAAGATTACTGGTTAGAAGCGATCGATTACAGCAATCAAGTATTTATGACGTAACGATCCGAAATATTAAGAAATAAAAAGGAGGCATTTTTGATGCCTCCTTTTTAAAATAGATAGATTGGATTCAATTTATTTTACTGCGTCTACAACTGCTTTAAAAGCCTCTGGTTGATTCATTGCCAAATCAGCTAAAACCTTACGGTTTAAGCCTATATTATTTTTTGACAACTTACCCATCAACTGAGAATAAGAAACTCCGTGTTGACGAGCACCTGCATTGATACGCTGAATCCATAATGCTCTGAACTCTCTCTTCTTGGTCTTACGATCGCGGTATGCGTATTGTAAACCTTTTTCAACTGTATTTTTGGCAATGGTGTAAACCTTACCTCTTGATCCGTAATAGCCTTTAGCTAATTTTAAGATCTTTTTTCTTCTTCTTCTCGAAGCTACTGCGTTAACCGAACGTGGCATAATTAATTTGTTTTTTGGTAACAGGCGACGTGTTTCCCAACGTACTTACAACCCAATACCTGGTTATTAAATTTTGTTATTACTTTCCAATGTTTAGCATTCGTTTTACGTTGCCCATATCTCCGTCAGCTACTAAGCTGGTTTGACGTAGGCTACGTTTACGCTTTGTCGACTTCTTAGTTAAGATGTGACTCATGAATGCATTCTTTCTTGCAATTTTACCGGTTCCAGTAAGCTTAAAACGCTTTTTTGCACTGGAAGTGGTTTTCATTTTTGGCATAATTCTATTTATTTTATCTATCTATTTTATCTTTAACCTATAAGCTCTGACGAGCATCAGGCATTTATTATTTTTTTCCTGTTCCTTTTGGAGCTACTGTGATAAACATTCGTTTACCCTCTAGCTTTGGAAGCAATTCAACTTTTCCGTAATCCTCGAGAGCTTGTGCAAAGCGTAACAATAAAATTTCTCCTTGCTCCTTATACACAATTGCACGTCCTTTAAAATGAACATAAGCACGTACCTTTTCTCCTGACTCTAAAAACTTCTGCGCATGTTTTAACTTAAATTCAAAATCATGATCATTCGTATTAGGACCGAAGCGTATCTCTTTTATCACCGTTTGTTTTGCATTGGATTTAATTTCCTTAAGCTTCTTCTTTTGTTCGTAAACGAACTTGCTGTAATCGATTATTTTACAAACGGGCGGATTGGCATTGGGAGAAATTTCAACCAAGTCTAAATCCAACTCATCAGCCATTGCAATGGCTTGTCGAGTCGGATAAATTCCTTGCTCTACATTGTCTCCAACCAACCGAACTTCAGTAGCTCTTATATGGTTATTAATTCTATGATCGGGTTCTTTCTTTTTAAAAGGTGGCCGAGGGCCCCTAGATCCTGGTCTTTTTAATGCCAAATTTTTTAATTTTTAAACGGTTATTTCTTTTGTTAATTGTTCGCTAAACGCTTCTATGCTCATGGTTCCTATATCACCTACTCCGTGTTTTCTTACTGAAAGTTCCCCACTCTCAACTTCCTTCTCTCCTATTACCAACATATAAGGGATCTTTTTGATTTCAGCATCACGAATTTTTCTTCCCACCTTCTCATCTCGCAAGTCAATTAAGCCGCGAATATCGGAATTATTGAGAGATTCTAAAAGTTTTTTTGCATATTCTTCGTATTTTTCCGAGACAGGAAGGATTATAAACTGCTCAGGAGCAAGCCATAACGGAAAGTTACCGGCACAGTGTTCGATCAACACAGCAACGAACCGCTCGAGTGAACCGAAGGGTGCACGGTGTATCATTACCGGTCGGTGTTTTGCATTATCGCTACCCGTATACTCAAGCTCGAAACGCTCCGGAAGGTTATAGTCAACCTGAATGGTTCCCAACTGCCATTTTCTTCCCAATGCATCTTTAACCATGAAATCCAGTTTTGGCCCATAGAATGCCGCTTCCCCGGTTTCAATCACGGTTTGTAATCCTTTTTCCTCCGTTGCCTCGATAATCGCCTGTTCTGCCAATTTCCAATTTTCATCAGAACCAATGTACTTTTCGGTATTTTCAGGATCTCTTAAAGATATTTGAGCTGTGTAGTCGTCAAAACCTAAAGCTCCAAATACATAAAGCACAAGGTCTATTACCTTTTTAAACTCTTCTTTCACCTGATCAGGACGACAGAAAAGGTGTGCATCATCTTGTGTAAATCCTCGTACTCGGGTCAAACCGTGCAACTCGCCACTCTGTTCGTAGCGGTAAACTGTACCAAACTCAGCAAAGCGAACGGGTAAATCTTTATAAGAACGAGGCTTTGTCTTGTAAATTTCACAGTGGTGCGGGCAGTTCATCGGCTTCAAAAGGAACTCCTCACCTTCTTGAGGAGTTTTAATCGGCTGAAATGAATCCGCACCGTATTTTTCATAGTGTCCAGAAGTGACATACAGGTCTTTATGGCCGATATGAGGGGTCACCACAGGCTCGTAACCCGACTTAATTTGGGCTCTCTGCAAAAAGTCAATTAATTTCTGACGCAAAGCCGCCCCTTTAGGCAACCACAGTGGTAGCCCCATCCCTACTTTTTCAGAGAAAGCAAAAAGTTCAAGCTCTTTACCAAGTTTTCGATGGTCTCGTTTTTTTGCCTCTTCAATCATCTGCAGGTATGCTGTAAGTTCACCCTGCTTTGGAAAACTCACCCCGTAAATACGGGTCAGCTGTTTTCTGGTGTCATCACCTCGCCAATAAGCACCGGCAACATTCGTTAATTTAATTGCCTTAATTAAGCCTGTATGAGGAATATGTGGTCCACGACATAAATCGGTAAAATTACCTTGCGTATAGAATGTAATACTCCCATCTTCCAACCCACTAATCAAGTCTAGCTTATACTCGTCGTCTTTCTCGGTAAAGTACTTTTCTGCATCTACTTTGCTTATGGATTCACGAATGTACTCAGACTTCGTTCGCGCTAACTCTAGCATTTTCTTTTCGATCTTTGGAAGTTCATCCGAAGAAAACTCGCGATCGCCGAAATCTACGTCATAATAGAAACCTGTTTCAATTGATGGTCCAATACCGAATTTGGTTCCTGGATACAAAGCCTCTAATGCTTCCGCCAATAAGTGAGCAGATGAATGCCAAAAGGTTGATTTACCTTTTTCGTCGTTCCAAGTCAATAGTTTAACGGTTGCGTCAGCCTCAATAGGTCTACTTGAATCCCAAACTTCGCCATTTACTTCCGCAGCTAATACATTACGAGCTAAACCCTCTGAGATAGATAAGGCTATTTGATGAGCAGTAATTCCTTTCGGGAACTCTTTTACAGTCCCGTCAGGAAGAGTTATTTTAATCATTTACGAATATGATTTTAGATTTTTATGACACAAAGATACGAAAAATGATTAACTCAACTTTTCTCCGACCATTTCAAGAAGCTTTTTACTTTTAATAATGCCTTCTTCCTCACTCAAGTTACCACCTTCATACTCAATTCCGACCCAACCTTTGTAGCGAGCATCTTTAACCATCTGCATCATTCTCATGTAGTCAATCTTACTTTCATAGCCTTCCGCATTAAAATCATGAGTTTTCGCACTCACTCCTTTTGCAAACGGCATCAGATCTTCTACACCTTGGTAACGATCATATTCGTAAAAGTTACCAAAATCTGGTAGAGAACCACAGTTCTTCATATTTACTTCTTTCAGAATACTGCTTAGCCATTGACCATCGGAAGACAAACCTCCGTGGTTTTCTACAATCACATTAATCTTATAGTCTTTTGCAAAGGTACTAAGCTTAGCAAGGCTGTCGACAGCAGCACTCTTCATCTCTTCAGGTGTTCCTTTACCGGCAGCATTTACACGAATTGATTTACATCCTAAGAAATTAGCCGCTTCTACCCATTTGTAATGGTTTTCTACAGCTTTGTTCCTGACATCCGCATTAACATCTGCCATGTTCCCTTCGCCGTCTATCATGATCAACACATTCGTAACCCCATTGTCTTTTGCACGCTGATTTAACTCTGTCAAATAAGTCTTATCTTCTGCTTTATCCTTAAAAAATTGGTTTACGTACTCAACCCCGTAGATACCAAACTTTTTTGCTGCTGTTTCGGGGAACTGCATATTAGTCAATTTGCCATCAAAAAGTGTACGATGCAATGACCACTCAGCTAATGAAATCTTAAAAAACATCTTCTTTTTAGCAGCAAAACTGCCTAATGGAAGTGAAGGCAATACGGTTAAACCTAGTGCTCCGATACCTAACTGTTTCAAAAATTCTCTTCTGTTATTGTTTTCCATGGTGATGTATTTAATTATTATATTCTAGCTAATTTATATGTTAGCCCAACCATGCGCTAAAACATCTGCTATATGCATGGTTTTGATGGGTAAATTATGTTTATCTATGTATGCTTGCAAATTCAATAGGCATGAGACATCTGTCGATATAATATAGTCTGCGTCCATTTCTAGAGCGTTGTGAACTTTTTGCTCGGCCATAGCGGAAGATATCGAATCAAATTTAACGGCAAAAGTACCTCCGAACCCACAACAAACATCTGTGTCTCTCATTTCAACCAACTCGAGACCGTCTACCTTAGACAGCAACTGTCTCGGCTCTTCTTTAATGTGACAGTCCCGTAAACCCGAACAGGAATCATGATAGACCGCTCTGCCCTCGAGTTCCGCTCCAAAATAATCCTTTTTTAAAACGTTGATGAGGTAGTCTGACAATTCGTAAATATTACTTTGGATGTTGCGACATTTATTATGCACCATGGTATTGGTAAACAATGCATTATAACCGTTCTTAACCATTCCTGTACAGGACGCAGAAGGTGAGACAATCGATCTGTTTTCAGTAAAATCATTCAGAAATTTTGTTCCGACACCTTTTGCTTCATCAAAGAAGCCAGCATTATAGGCAGGTTGACCGCAACAAGTTTGTTCAGGATTATAAATCACTTCGCAACCAGCTCTTTCTAAAACTTTAATGGTATTAAAAGCCGTCTGCGGATACAATTGATCAATAAAACAAGGAATGAAAACTTCTACAGTATTGTTTTTTGTCATATAAAACAAAGTTAGAATAATAATCAATATCCAATAATAAACATGATCCGAAAATTTAGTTTGCTTTCTGCAAAACACTTACTTTAGGTACACGGAGCAGAAAAAGGAACCCTAAGGCAAAGAAAATAGCAAGGAATAAAGCTGAGGTGCGGATATTGCCAGTTAATTCTTCAACGAAGCCAAACGTAAATAAACCTATTACAATCGCTATTTTCTCTGTGACGTCATAAAAACTGAAAAATGAGGTGGTATCTTCTGTCTGCTCAGGGATGAGCTTTGAAAAGGTAGATCTTGAAATTGATTGCGTACCTCCCATAACTAGACCAACCAGGATCGCCAGTATATAAAACTGAACCTCATTATTGATAACGAATGCTGATAAGCATACAACAATCCATAAAAGGACAACAAGCATGAGAACTTTGATATTCCCAATGATACGTACCATCCAAGACATCAGATAAGCACCGGCAATTGCCACGAGCTGGATGGCTAAAATTGTGGCGATAAGCTTTGATGCACCTAAACCAAGCACCTTTTCACCAAATGCAGCAGAGACCAACATGATGGTTTGAACCCCCATCGCATAAAAGAAAAAGGCCGTAAGAAAACGCTTGAGAACTGGTATGTTTTTAATCGATATCCAAACCTTCTTCAGTTCGATAAAACCCTTTTTTAAAACCTCCCTTTTGAAGTCCTTTTGATGCTTCAATGAATCCGGGAGC from Pedobacter indicus carries:
- a CDS encoding thymidylate synthase, whose product is MQQYLDLMRKVYETGTEKLDRTGTGTKSIFGHQMRFNLKEGFPLVTTKRLHLRSIIHELVWFLQGDTNIQYLKDNKVSIWDEWADENGNLGPVYGAQWRSWPSPNGESIDQISQVIDQLNNNPDSRRIIVSAWNVSEISKMALPPCHAFFQFYVAPADASKGQSKPQLSCQLYQRSADIFLGVPFNIASYALLTMMVAQVCDMEAADFVHTLGDAHLYSNHMEQAALQLERTPYPLPQMKINPDVRDIFEFKFEDFELMDYQYHPHIKAPVAV
- a CDS encoding dihydrofolate reductase, which produces MISIIVAAAQNNAIGKNNELLWHMPADLKYFKDKTTGHAVIMGRKTYESVGKPLPNRRNIVITRKKDYQKEGIEVCHSLQDALALCDPDDENFIVGGAEVYSEAMAVSDRIYFTLIYDEFEADAFFPPILPDFWQLTSESLHEADDKNPYDYNFMVYERKKKF
- the secDF gene encoding protein translocase subunit SecDF gives rise to the protein MQGKGIIKFFIVVVALACLYSISFTFVTRSVEKDAAAYAQGDLEKERAYLDSMANEPVYNLGFAQYTYQDAKERELALGLDLRGGMNVTMEISLQELILNLAGNPEDENFNQALKNANERSKQSQTEYVTLFGEEFKKLSPNTSLASFFATKENVGSINAQSSDSEVLGFLRTQSESAIDRSYNILRTRIDKFGVASPNIQKQQGTNRILIELPGVTDEERVRSLLQGSAKLEFWETYDNLEIYPLLENVNQTLAARAKTKTPTPTAAATDTTTVEEGTGANQGELAAITGGQRDSVAQDSADQQLAAQNNPLFNIMQPSIYIGQNQQPMLRPGAVVGYVELKDTAKVNDFLRDSVIQSIIPANVKLAWSVKPISKEDRRLELYALKPSTSDGQAALAGSVIADARADFDMNGNPQVTMTMNTEGAREWRRITAAASADPNNKKSIAIVLDNVVYSAPTVQDEIAGGNSSISGNFQIEDTQDLANVLKAGRLPAPAKIVEEAIIGPTLGQAAIDAGINSSVIGLVVVLVFMVVYYNRAGWVANVAVLVNVFFIMGILASIGAVLTLPGIAGIVLTMGTAVDANVLIYERIREELRLGKSIRQSIADGYKHAMPSILDSQITTFLVGIILFIFGSGPIAGFATTLMIGIITSLFTSIFISRIIFEWMLEKDWKITVSNKWSANTLVGANFQFIKNRKRYYIISIVVIAISLVSIFTKGFNLGVDFKGGRTYVVEFAQPVNLEEVRSNLNTAFGEDTEVKTFGSDEHLRITTGYLVGETSDQADAEVLAKLNEGLDQLGGVEYDIVSSQKVGPTIANDIKTSAIYASIFAIIGIGLYILIRFRKWQYSLSSAISIAHDAIILLGIFSVFDGLLPFALDMNQHFIAAMLTVIGYSINDTVVVFDRLREYLGIPSNRQKPPAEIINNAINSTLSRTIITSLTVIFVMAVLFVFGGEVIRAFSFAILIGIMLGTYSSIFIAAPMVLDLTKEEDENKKVVPSTPKVAKA
- a CDS encoding MarR family winged helix-turn-helix transcriptional regulator; protein product: MQEEAFNRYSLLLDCTARRVKQYAQFQFNQGNYGVTVDQWIVLKNLNESDNITQKELAKLCGKDQPTLTRIIDLLVKKEYVNRVIHKQDRRSFIVRLTDLGKRKVKEMSPYVKDIRMKAWENLGESDFKHLQRILNTIYNNLELKDND
- a CDS encoding NAD(P)/FAD-dependent oxidoreductase → MINTDICIIGAGPVGLFAVFEAGLLKMRCHLIDALPQIGGQLSEIYPHKPIYDIPGYPTVKAQELIDNQLKQIEPFHPTFTLGERVETLNKLEDGSFELISNEGTVIRSKVIVIAAGLGSFEPRKPAVQGLEDFEGKGVSYMVKNPESFRDQRVVLAGGGDSALDWTIFLADIAKEVTLIHRSDSFRGAPDSAQKVFNLANEGRIRLLLQSNLSSVHGNGRISKIGVTDKSKVESFIEADSLIPLFGLSPKLGPIADWGLNIDKSAIEVDTFDYSTNVDGIFAIGDINTYPGKLKLILCGYHEAALMAQSAFKYVFPDQKLSFKYTTVNGINEF
- a CDS encoding 2Fe-2S iron-sulfur cluster-binding protein, translating into MQDDLITITVEDQEGTVRDLEIPTDISLSLMEVLKASDYDILATCGGMALCATCHIQVQDDFELPEPNNDEADMLDTLHNAEYNSRLSCQLRVSPELNGMKIKIIGAE
- a CDS encoding beta/alpha barrel domain-containing protein — encoded protein: MLKITECPRDAMQGIKNFIPTDVKATYINLLLKVGFSRIDFGSFVSHKAMPQMRDSAELVKKLDIDSSRSSLLAIVANVRGAQEAAEFDEISIIGFPFSISETFQIKNTNSTITESLKRVGEISALCRKKNKTPLIYLSMGFGNPYGDNWSADVVSEYTVQLEDLGIHEFVLADTVGISTPEKIRQLYPQLKKEFSDCSWGIHLHSRPEDAFEKATAAIEVGCDRIDTAIRGFGGCPMASDDLTGNLATETLLKALETAETPYEKINKDYWLEAIDYSNQVFMT
- the rplT gene encoding 50S ribosomal protein L20 gives rise to the protein MPRSVNAVASRRRRKKILKLAKGYYGSRGKVYTIAKNTVEKGLQYAYRDRKTKKREFRALWIQRINAGARQHGVSYSQLMGKLSKNNIGLNRKVLADLAMNQPEAFKAVVDAVK
- the rpmI gene encoding 50S ribosomal protein L35, with product MPKMKTTSSAKKRFKLTGTGKIARKNAFMSHILTKKSTKRKRSLRQTSLVADGDMGNVKRMLNIGK
- the infC gene encoding translation initiation factor IF-3; its protein translation is MALKRPGSRGPRPPFKKKEPDHRINNHIRATEVRLVGDNVEQGIYPTRQAIAMADELDLDLVEISPNANPPVCKIIDYSKFVYEQKKKLKEIKSNAKQTVIKEIRFGPNTNDHDFEFKLKHAQKFLESGEKVRAYVHFKGRAIVYKEQGEILLLRFAQALEDYGKVELLPKLEGKRMFITVAPKGTGKK